One window of the Saccopteryx leptura isolate mSacLep1 chromosome 9, mSacLep1_pri_phased_curated, whole genome shotgun sequence genome contains the following:
- the ANKRD11 gene encoding ankyrin repeat domain-containing protein 11 isoform X3, translating into MESRRTRTQMPPAQSMSWFKAGSLLEAPWHEMEVPRSKKKEKQGPERKRIKKEPVTRKAGLLFGMGLSGIRAGYPLSERQQVALLMQMTAEESANSPVDTTPKHPSQSTVCQKGTPNSASKTKDKVNKRNERGETRLHRAAIRGDARRIKELISEGADVNVKDFAGWTALHEACNRGYYDVAKQLLAAGAEVNTKGLDDDTPLHDAANNGHYKVVKLLLRYGGNPQQSNRKGETPLKVANSPTMVNLLLGKGTYTSSEESSTESSEEEDAPSFAPSSSVDGNNTDSEFEKGLKHKAKNPEPQKTVTPVKDEYEFDEDDEQDRVPPVDDKHLLKKDYRKETKSNSFISIPKMEVKSYTKNNTIAPKKAAHRILSDTSDEEDISVTVGTGEKLRLSAHTVLPSNKTREPSNSKQQKEKNKVKKKRKKETKGKEVRFGKRSDKFCSSESDSESSESGEDDRDSVGSPGCLKESPLVLKDPSLFSSLSASSTSSHGSSTTQKHNPSHTDQHAKHWRTDNWKTISSPAWSEVSSLSDSTRTRLTSESDCSSEGSSVESLKPVRKRQDHRKRGSLQSALSEKKSSFHPSVDGAIPKLDKEGKVVKKHKTKHKHKNKEKGLCSVSQELKLKSFTYEYEDSKQRSDKAILLDNDISTENKLKVLKHDRDHFKKEDKLSKMKSEEKEWLFKDDIIKVSKDEKSLKRIKDMNKDISRSFREEKDRSNKAEKEKLVKEKSPKEEKLRLYKEERKKKSKDRPSKLEKKNDFKEDKISKEKEKTFREDKEKLKKEKIYREDCAFDDYCNKSQFLDNEDSKFSLSDDQQDRWFSDLSDSSFDFKGEDSWDSPVTDYRDIKNDSVARLILETVKEDNKEKKRENKNREKRDYSEKRDKDAFFRKKDRDYLDKNSEKRKDQIEKHKSIPSYLSEKEKKRRESADGGRDRKDRDLSDICRDRKDPLESGKERKDGRVKAEEAYREDLKEYSCESIFKDRSDCDFGKSLESWERHHPVREKEKKDGLEKEKKEKIKLEKYKDKSNDKDKNEKSILEKQKDKEFDKCFKEKKDSKEKHKDIHSKEKERKSSLDQIKEKKEKSFPGIISEDFSEKKDEKKGKEKSWYIADIFTDESEDEKDDYTASGFKIGETNEVQRADSLQEKDDGREPYPSDRHRKHCADRQHLEKQKEKELKEKKKEKGATEGGKDKKEKVFEKHKEKKDKESTEKYKDRKDRTSVDSTQEKKNKQKPSEKVEKKPSAEDKAKSRHRERPDKEHCRERKVSKSAEMEKSLLEKLEEETLHEYREDSNDKISEVSSDSFTDRGQEPGLSTLLEVSFTEPPEERVKENCPQEKLKEKERHRHSSSSSKKSHDRERVKKEKSEKKEKSDDYKDIGSRKDSSQYEKDFLDADAYGISYSTKTDIEDELDKAIELFSTEKKDKNDSEREPSKKIEKELKPYGSSAINILKERKRREKHREKWRDEKERHRDKHGDGLLRHHKDEHKPAAKDKDSPPSTFKDKSKDESLKLSETKLKEKFKENLEKEKGDSVKISNGNDKLPPSKDPGKKDVRPREKLLGDGDLMMTSFERMLSQKDLEIEERHKRHKERMKQMEKMRHRSGDPKLKERMKPGEDLRKKSLDVPPKKPLGLDPALKDKKLKELAPAPAVPENKPHSGPAVDARDWLAGPHMKEVLPASPRPDQNRPTGVPTPASLVSGPSYEEAMHTPRTPSCSADDYPDLIFDCTDPPPVSSTATSACSPSFFDRFSVAASGISETPSQTPTRPLCTNLYRSVSVDIRRTPEEEFSIGDKLFRQQSVPTASSYDSPGQHLEDKVPVPSGPSEKFACLSPGYYSPDYGIPSPKVDTLHCPPTAVVTTTPSPEGAFSGLQAKSPTSHRDELLAPSMEGALPPDLGIPLDATEDQQATAAIIPPEPSYLEPLDEGPFSTVITEDPVEWAHPASSEQGLSSSLMGSTPENPVTWTMGSDLMLKSPQRFPESPKHFCPTESLHPAAPGPFGTTDPPYPVSPVPYPLSVPEPGLEEVKDASAEVIPATISTAEEPASFTPSSRLESFFSNCKSLPEAPPDVPPEPACMTTVAQVEALGPLENTFLENGHSLSALSQVEPVPWPDAFPNSEDDLDLGPFSLPELPLQTKDVSDIETEPVEESSLVSPESTPAGVPVVLNGGDVAASAAEEQLVLSTDQAATRLHAEPEPSPSEGPKPDMILEATVEEEAMSEGRAPEASDSSLGPTPAPPEQHPPGSSGDEEAEGPGSLAVSHSTPEPLGDSPAQAQVVNGAGPHDSAGLESLPGSIQPETTEPEPRPTAEAPKAPKVEEIPQRMTRNRAQMLANQNKQSSPPSEKEPVPAPTPRTKGRGSEEEDPQAQHPRKRRFQRSSQQLQQQMNTSTQQTREVIQQTLAAIVDAIKLDDIEPYHSDRSNPYFEYLQIRKKIEEKRKILCYITPQAPQCYAEYVTYTGSYLLDGKPLSKLHIPVIAPPPSLAEPLKELFKQQEAVRGKLRLQHSIEREKLIVSCEQEILRVHCRAARTIANQAVPFSACTMLLDSEVYNMPLESQGDENKSVRDRFNARQFISWLQDVDDKYDRMKTCLLMRQQHEAAALNAVQRMEWQLKVQELDPAGHKSLCVNEVPSFYVPMVDVNDDFVLLPA; encoded by the exons ATGCCTCCAGCTCAGTCCATGTCGTGGTTCAAGGCGGGTTCGCTCCTCGAAGCGCCATGGCATGAAATGGAGGTGCCTAGAAGCAAGAAGAAAG AGAAGCAGGGTCCTGAACGGAAGAGGATCAAGAAGGAGCCTGTTACCCGGAAGGCCGGGCTGCTGTTTGGCATGGGGCTGTCTGGGATCCGTGCCGGCTACCCCCTCTCTGAACGCCAGCAGGTGGCTCTCCTCATGCAGATGACAGCTGAAGAGTCTGCAAACAGCCCAG TAGATACAACACCAAAGCATCCCTCCCAGTCGACAGTGTGTCAGAAGGGGACTCCTAATTCTGCCTCAAAAACCAAAGATAAAGTGAACAAGAGAAATGAGCGTGGAGAGACCCGCCTGCATCGAGCTGCCATCCGGGGAGATGCTCGGCGCATCAAGGAACTCATCAGTGAGGGTGCGGATGTCAACGTCAAAGACTTTGCAG GCTGGACAGCGCTGCATGAGGCATGTAACCGGGGCTACTATGACGTTGCCAAGCAGTTGCTGGCTGCAGGTGCAGAGGTGAACACCAAGGGCCTGGATGATGATACGCCCCTGCATGATGCTGCCAACAATGGGCACTACAAG GTGGTGAAACTGCTGCTGCGATATGGAGGGAATCCTCAGCAGAGTAACCGAAAGGGCGAGACGCCGCTGAAGGTGGCCAACTCTCCGACCATGGTGAACCTCCTGTTGGGCAAGGGCACCTACACGTCCAGTGAGGAGAGCTCGACTG AGAGCTCAGAAGAGGAAGATGCCCCATCATTCGCACCTTCAAGTTCAGTTGATGGAAATAATACGGACTCTGAGTTTGAAAAAGGCCTAAAGCACAAGGCTAAGAATCCAGAGCCTCAGAAAACTGTGACCCCTGTCAAGGATGAGTATGAATTTGACGAGGATGACGAGCAGGACAGAGTCCCTCCAGTGGATGACAAACACTTACTGAAAAAGGATTACAGAAAAGAGACTAAatcaaatagttttatttctatacCCAAAATGGAAGTGAAAAGTTACACTAAAAATAACACGATTGCACCAAAGAAAGCAGCTCATCGCATCTTGTCAGACACCTCAGATGAGGAGGACATCAGTGTCACTGTGGGGACAGGAGAGAAGTTGAGACTCTCTGCACACACAGTATTGCCCAGTAATAAAACACGGGAACCTTCTAATTCCAAgcagcagaaggaaaaaaataaagtgaaaaagaagcgaaagaaagaaacaaaaggcaaagAAGTGCGGTTTGGGAAAAGGAGTGACAAGTTCTGTTCCTCTGAGTCAGACAGTGAGTCGTCAGAGAGTGGCGAGGATGACAGGGACTCAGTAGGAAGCCCTGGCTGCCTCAAGGAGTCCCCTCTGGTGCTGAAGGACCCTTCCCTGTTCAGTTCCTTGTCTGCTTCTTCCACCTCGTCTCATGGGAGCTCCACCACCCAGAAGCATAACCCCAGCCACACAGACCAGCATGCCAAACACTGGCGGACAGATAATTGGAAAACCATTTCTTCTCCTGCCTGGTCAGAGGTCAGCTCCTTATCAGACTCCACGAGAACGCGACTGACCAGCGAGTCGGACTGTTCCTCTGAGGGCTCCAGTGTGGAGTCTCTGAAGCCGGTGAGGAAAAGGCAGGACCATAGGAAGCGGGGCAGCCTACAGAGTGCTCTGTCAGAGAAGAAGAGCTCCTTCCACCCCAGTGTGGATGGCGCCATTCCTAAGCTAGACAAAGAGGGGAAAGTGGTCAAGAAACACAAAAcgaaacacaaacacaaaaacaaggaGAAAGGACTTTGTTCAGTCAGTCAGGAGCTCAAATTGAAAAGTTTCACTTATGAATATGAGGACTCAAAGCAAAGGTCAGACAAAGCTATACTTTTAGACAATGATATTTCCACTGAAAACAAGTTGAAAGTATTAAAACACGATAGAGACCACTTTAAGAAAGAAGATAAGCTTAGCAAAATGaagtcagaagaaaaagaatggctCTTTAAAGATGACATAATAAAGGTCTCTAAAGATGAAAAGTCACTCAAGAGAATCAAAGACATGAACAAAGATATCAGCAGATCTTTCCGAGAAGAAAAAGATCGTTCAAATAAAGCAGAAAAGGAGAAATTGGTAAAGGAAAAGTCTCCAAAAGAGGAAAAACTGAGACTatacaaagaggaaagaaagaaaaagtccaaGGACAGGCCCtcaaaattagagaaaaagaatgattttaaagaggacaaaatttcaaaagagaaggaaaagactttcagagaagataaagaaaaactcaaaaaagaaaaaatttacaggGAAGATTGTGCTTTTGATGACTATTGTAACAAAAGTCAGTTTCTGGACAATGAAGATAGCAAATTTAGCCTTTCTGATGATCAGCAAGATCGGTGGTTTTCTGATTTGTCTGATTCATCCTTTGATTTCAAAGGGGAAGATAGTTGGGATTCTCCAGTGACAGACTATAGGGACATTAAAAATGACTCTGTGGCCAGACTGATCTTGGAAACAGTGAAAGAAGACAATAAGGAGAAGAAGCGGGAAAACAAAAACCGGGAGAAGCGAGACTACAGTGAAAAACGTGACAAAGATGCTTTCtttagaaagaaagacagagactaTTTGGATAAAAACTCTGAGAAGAGAAAAGACCAAATTGAAAAGCATAAAAGTATTCCCAGCTATCTTTccgaaaaggagaaaaagaggagagagtctGCTGATGgcgggagagacaggaaggacagGGATCTGAGCGACATCTGCAGGGACAGGAAGGACCCTCTCGAGAGTGGCAAGGAGCGGAAAGATGGCAGAGTGAAGGCCGAAGAGGCATATAGGGAGGACCTGAAGGAGTATAGCTGTGAAAGCATCTTCAAAGACAGGTCTGACTGTGACTTTGGGAAGAGTCTGGAGTCTTGGGAAAGGCATCAtccagtgagagagaaggaaaagaaagacggccttgagaaggagaagaaggaaaaaatcaaattagaaaaatacaaagataagtccaatgacaaagataaaaatgaaaaatctatccttgaaaaacagaaagacaaagaatttgataaatgttttaaagaaaaaaaagactctaaAGAAAAGCATAAAGATATACAtagcaaagaaaaggaaagaaaatcatcTCTTgaccaaattaaagaaaaaaaggagaagagttTCCCTGGAATTATCTCAGAAgacttctctgaaaaaaaagatgaaaaaaagggTAAAGAGAAAAGCTGGTATATTGCAGATATATTCACAGATGAAAGTGAAGATGAAAAGGATGATTATACAGCAAGTGGATTTAAAATTGGAGAGACCAATGAAGTACAGAGGGCAGACAGCCTGCAGGAAAAAGACGATGGGAGGGAGCCATACCCCTCAGACAGACACCGGAAGCACTGTGCTGACAGACAGCAtttggagaagcagaaagagaaagaactcaaagaaaagaaaaaggaaaaaggagccACAGAAGGGGggaaagacaagaaagaaaaagtctttgaaaagcacaaagaaaagaaagataaagaatctacagaaaaatacaaggacAGGAAAGACCGAACTTCAGTTGATTCtactcaggaaaagaaaaacaaacagaaaccctCTGAGAAGGTAGAGAAGAAGCCTTCTGCCGAAGACAAGGCCAAGAGCAGGCACAGGGAGAGGCCAGATAAGGAGCActgcagagagaggaaggtgtcAAAAAGTGCTGAGATGGAGAAGAGCCTACTGGAAAAGTTAGAAGAAGAAACTCTGCATGAGTACAGGGAAGACTCCAATGACAAGATCAGTGAGGTGTCCTCTGACAGTTTCACTGACCGAGGGCAGGAACCAGGCCTGAGTACTCTCCTGGAGGTGTCTTTCACAGAGCCTCCAGAAGAGAGGGTAAAGGAGAACTGTCCACAGGAGaaactgaaggagaaagaaaggcacaGGCACTCTTCATCATCATCCAAGAAAAGTCACGACCGAGAGAGAGTCAAGAAAGAGAagtctgagaaaaaagaaaagagtgatgACTATAAGGACATCGGCAGCAGGAAGGACTCCAGCCAATATGAAAAGGACTTCTTGGATGCTGATGCTTATGGTATTTCTTATAGTACAAAAACTGACATAGAAGATGAATTAGATAAAGCCATTGAATTGTTTTctacagaaaagaaagataaaaatgattCTGAAAGAGAACCTtccaagaaaatagaaaaggaactAAAGCCTTATGGATCTAGTGCCATCAACATCctaaaggagaggaagagacgaGAGAAACACcgagagaaatggagagatgagaaggagaGACACAGGGATAAGCACGGAGATGGGCTCCTGAGACATCACAAGGATGAGCACAAGCCTGCAGCCAAAGACAAGGACAGTCCTCCAAGTACCTTTAAAGATAAGTCCAAGGACGAAAGCCTGAAACTCAGTGAGactaaattgaaggagaaattcaaggaaaatctagagaaagaaaaaggtgacTCTGTAAAGATCAGCAATGGAAATGATAAGTTGCCTCCATCCAAAGACCCAGGCAAGAAGGATGTTAGGCCCAGAGAAAAGCTTCTGGGAGATGGCGATCTGATGATGACCAGCTTTGAGAGAATGCTCTCACAGAAAGACCTGGAGATTGAAGAACGCCACAAACGGcacaaagaaagaatgaaacagaTGGAGAAGATGAGGCACAGGTCTGGAGACCCTAAGCTCAAGGAGAGGATGAAGCCAGGTGAGGACTTGCGGAAGAAGAGTCTGGATGTCCCTCCAAAGAAGCCGCTGGGGCTGGACCCTGCCCTTAaagacaaaaaactcaaggagttGGCTCCTGCTCCAGCAGTCCCCGAGAATAAGCCCCACTCGGGACCAGCTGTGGATGCCAGAGACTGGTTGGCAGGACCTCATATGAAAGAGGTCTTGCCCGCTTCCCCCAGGCCTGACCAGAACCGGCCCACTGGGGTGCCCACCCCTGCATCCTTGGTGTCCGGCCCTAGCTATGAGGAGGCAATGCACACGCCCAGGACCCCATCCTGCAGCGCTGACGACTATCCCGACCTCATATTTGACTGCACAGATCCCCCACCTGTCTCCAGCACGGCCACCAGCGCctgctccccctctttctttGATAGATTCTCTGTGGCAGCAAGCGGGATTTCCGAAACCCCAAGCCAGACGCCTACAAGGCCTCTGTGCACAAACCTTTATCGTTCAGTCTCTGTTGATATCAGGAGGACTCCTGAAGAAGAATTCAGCATTGGGGACAAGCTGTTTAGACAGCAGAGTGTCCCTACTGCATCCAGTTATGACTCACCAGGGCAGCACTTGGAAGACAAGGTCCCTGTGCCCTCAGGTCCCTCGGAGAAGTTTGCTTGCTTGTCTCCAGGGTACTACTCTCCAGACTATGGCATCCCCTCCCCCAAGGTAGACACTCTGCACTGCCCGCCCACGGCTGTGgtcaccaccaccccctccccagagGGTGCTTTCTCTGGTTTACAGGCAAAATCCCCCACTTCACACAGAGATGAGCTGTTGGCCCCATCCATGGAGGGGGCCCTTCCCCCTGACTTGGGTATTCCCCTGGATGCTACGGAGGACCAGCAGGCCACCGCTGCCATCATCCCCCCAGAGCCCAGTTATCTGGAGCCCCTGGACGAGGGCCCCTTCAGCACAGTgatcacagaggacccagttgagtgggctcatcctgcttcCTCAGAGCAGGGCCTCTCTTCCAGTCTAATGGGGAGCACCCCCGAAAACCCTGTCACCTGGACCATGGGGTCAGACCTTATGCTTAAGTCTCCACAGCGATTCCCTGAGTCTCCAAAACATTTCTGCCCTACCGAGTCCCTCCACCCCGCTGCCCCTGGGCCCTTTGGCACCACAGATCCGCCTTATCCGGTCTCCCCTGTCCCATACCCTCTATCGGTCCCTGAGCCAGGACTTGAGGAAGTCAAAGATGCTTCAGCAGAAGTAATCCCAGCCACCATCTCCACTGCAGAAGAACCAGCTTCTTTCACCCCTTCCTCCAGGCTGGAGTCCTTTTTCAGTAACTGCAAATCACTTCCTGAAGCACCCCCTGATGTGCCTCCAGAGCCTGCGTGTATGACTACTGTGGCTCAGGTGGAGGCTCTGGGGCCTCTGGAAAATACCTTCCTGGAAAATGGTCACAGTCTCTCTGCCCTGAGCCAGGTGGAACCAGTGCCCTGGCCCGATGCCTTCCCCAACTCTGAGGACGACCTGGACCTAGGGCCCTTCTCACTGCCAGAGCTTCCTCTGCAAACTAAAGATGTTTCTGATATCGAAACAGAACCTGTAGAAGAGAGTTCTCTTGTTTCCCCAGAAAGTACCCCTGCAGGGGTCCCTGTTGTCCTGAATGGTGGAGATGTGGCTGCATCAGCTGCTGAGGAACAGCTTGTGCTGTCTACTGACCAGGCAGCTACCCGGCTCCATGCTGAGCCTGAGCCCTCACCTTCAGAGGGGCCAAAGCCAGACATGATTCTGGAAGCCACGGTGGAAGAAGAGGCTATGTCAGAGGGGAGGGCCCCTGAGGCCTCTGACTCCAGCCTGGGACCCACACCAGCCCCGCCAGAGCAGCATCCACCAGGTAGTAGTGGAGATGAGGAGGCAGAAGGCCCAGGTTCTTTGGCAGTATCCCACAGCACACCTGAGCCCCTGGGGGACAGCCCTGCACAGGCACAGGTGGTAAACGGGGCTGGCCCCCATGACAGTGCTGGGCTTGAGAGTCTTCCAGGAAGTATCCAGCCTGAAACTACAGAACCAGAACCCAGacccacagccgaagctccaaAAGCCCCCAAAGTGGAGGAGATCCCCCAACGTATGACCAGAAACCGGGCTCAGATGCTGGCCAACCAGAACAAGCAGAGCTCACCTCCTTCTGAGAAGGAAcctgtccctgcccccacccctagAACGAAGGGTCGAGGCTCAGAGGAGGAGGATCCCCAGGCCCAGCACCCGCGCAAACGCCGCTTTCAGCGCTCcagccagcagctgcagcagcagaTGAACACGTCCACGCAGCAGACACGGGAGGTGATCCAGCAGACTCTCGCAGCCATTGTCGATGCCATAAAGCTGGACGATATTGAGCCCTACCACAGTGACAGATCCAACCCATACTTTGAATACTTGCAGATCAGGAAGAAGattgaggagaagaggaagatcCTCTGCTACATCACCCCGCAGGCGCCCCAGTGCTATGCTGAGTATGTCACCTACACAGGCTCCTACCTCCTAGACGGCAAACCGCTCAGCAAGCTGCACATCCCTGTG ATTGCACCCCCTCCTTCCCTGGCGGAACCCCTGAAGGAGCTGTTCAAGCAGCAGGAGGCCGTAAGGGGGAAGTTGCGCCTACAGCACAGCATTGAGCGG GAAAAGCTGATTGTCTCCTGCGAACAGGAGATCTTGCGGGTTCACTGCCGGGCAGCAAGGACCATTGCAAACCAGGCGGTGCCATTTAGCGCCTGCACCATGCTGCTGGACTCTGAGGTCTACAACATGCCTCTGGAAAGCCAG GGTGATGAGAATAAGTCTGTGCGAGATCGGTTCAATGCCCGCCAGTTCATCTCCTGGCTCCAGGATGTGGATGACAAGTATGACCGCATGAAG ACGTGTCTCCTGATGCGGCAGCAACATGAGGCTGCGGCCCTCAATGCTGTGCAGAGGATGGAGTGGCAGCTGAAGGTCCAGGAGCTGGACCCCGCCGGGCACAAGTCCTTGTGTGTGAATGAGGTGCCCTCCTTCTATGTGCCCATGGTAGATGTCAACGATGACTTCGTGCTTCTTCCAGCTTGA